Proteins encoded within one genomic window of Marasmius oreades isolate 03SP1 chromosome 6, whole genome shotgun sequence:
- a CDS encoding uncharacterized protein (BUSCO:EOG09261CQG): protein MAPVYIDETAGSDTTGNGSEAQPYQTLAYALFVTESAEATYSIRKDAGSPFDEPTQSSLKKARKTADGLKKKKQKQEELAEREAKEKGAEKEKRENLLEESKKIVLVEDSSLPQAKRSKIVHLESLRKQRVAVSGWVHRLRQQKDITFITLRDGTGYLQAVLSGTVNQTYQALTLTLESTVELVGLLQVVPEGKTAPGGHELIVDYWGLLGAAPGQEDAFTNRLNEKSDPSIQADLRHLVLRGETSSSVFRLRAALMAAFRQAYAKLNCLEVTTPCLVQTMVEGGATLFQLDYYGQPAFLTQSSQLYLETCLPSLGDVYCFQESFRAENSHTRRHLAEYTHMEAEVAFVTFDQLMDHIETVICDAVDILLGNPASAALIKQLNPSFSAPARPFLRLSYVDAIAWLNKHGIKRPAEDDKGNPISDENGQVKMVEHAVGDDIAEAAERQMTDIIGKPVFLHGFPAELKAFYMKKIPHQEGNLMFTESCDLLMPNVGEITGRDRPYCLLLVHRPAKVRYMPTWRLRVRCRAIPRLACQPVHCKRMCAISSMARSCNPLK, encoded by the exons ATGGCTCCCGTATACATAGACGAGACTGCTGGCTCAGATACTACTGGAAATGGCTCTGAAGCTCAACCATATCAAACCCTTGCCTATGCCTTGTTCGTTACGGAGTCTGCAGAAGCAACTTATTCAATTCGCAAAGATGCTGGTTCTCCTTTCGATGAACCGACACAATCGTCGCTAAAGAAAGCCCGCAAAACTGCTGATGgcttgaagaaaaagaaacagaagCAGGAGGAGCTAGCAGAACGTGAAGCGAAGGAAAAGGGTGCAGAAAAGGAGAAACGGGAAAATTTACTCGAAGAAAGCAAGAAGATCGTCCTAGTCGAGGACTCTAGCTTACCTCAAGCAAAAAGG TCAAAGATTGTTCACCTGGAAAGTTTGAGGAAGCAACGAGTGGCAGTTTCCGGATGGGTCCATCGTTTGAGGCAACAAAAAGATATCACGTTTATAACACTTCGAGACGGTACCGGCTACCTCCAGGCTGTCCTCTCTGGAACTGTT AATCAAACATACCAAGCACTTACTCTCACGCTGGAATCGACCGTGGAGCTTGTTGGATTACTGCAAGTTGTCCCTGAAGGCAAAACCGCTCCGGGAGGACATGAACTGATCGTCGACTACTGGGGATTGTTGGGCGCGGCTCCTGGACAAGAGGATGCTTTTACCAACCGGTTGAACGAA AAATCTGATCCTTCAATTCAAGCCGACCTTCGACATCTGGTTCTGCGTGGAGAGACAAGTTCCAGCGTTTTTCGCCTTCGAGCTGCACTTATGGCCGCATTCCGACAGGCATACGCGAAACTCAACTGCTTGGAAGTCACAACGCCCTGCCTTGTCCAGACCATGGTTGAAGGCGGCGCCACCCTCTTCCAACTCGATTATTACGGGCAGCCCGCGTTTTTGACGCAGAGTTCTCAActgtacttggaaacttgcCTACCTAGTTTGGGAGACGTCTACTGTTTCCAGGAGAGTTTCAGGGCCGAAAACAG CCATACCCGTCGTCATCTAGCTGAATACACTCACATGGAGGCTGAAGTCGCATTCGTCACCTTTGACCAGTTGATGGATCATATCGAGACGGTC ATCTGTGATGCTGTCGACATTTTACTTGGCAATCCAGCCTCTGCAGCCCTCATTAAACAATTGAATCCCTCCTTCTCTGCCCCAGCACGGCCATTCCTTCGTTTGTCCTACGTAGATGCCATTGCATGGCTCAATAAACATGGTATCAAGCGTCCGGCTGAAGATGATAAAGGGAACCCTATATCGGATGAGAACGGCCAGGTCAAGATGGTGGAACACGCCGTCGGCGATGACATCGCGGAAGCAGCAGAGAGGCAGATGACAGACATTATTGGAAAACCCGTTTTCCTCCATGGATTCCCTGCAGAGCTCAAGGCATTCTACATGAAAAAGATACCTCACCAGGAGGGGAACTTAATGTTCACGGAGAGCTGTGATTTGTTGATGCCTAATGTGGGAGAAATC ACGGGAAGGGATAGACCCTACTGCCTATTACTGGTACACAGACCAGCGAAAGTACGGTACATGCCAACATGGAGGTTACGGGTTAGGTGTCGAG CGATTCCTCGCCTGGCTTGCCAACCGGTACACTGTAAGAGAATGTGTGCTATATCCTCG ATGGCCCGGTCGTGCAACCCCCTGAAGTAG
- the LSM4 gene encoding RNA processing protein, translated as MLPLSLLNAAQNKPMLVELKNGETFNGHLVNCDNFMNITLREVYQTNPDGDRFWKLKECYIRGSTIKYLRIPDTLLDAVKEEQSRAREAGRNARGGGPQNRGGRGMPARGGRGGRGAPMRGGRGRGRGA; from the exons ATG TTGCCTCTTTCTCTCCTTAATGCTGCCCAAAACAAACCAATG TTGGTCGAGCTCAAGAATGGAGAAACTTTCAACGGGCATTTAGTCAATTGCGATAACTTTATGAACATCACTTTACGAGAAGTCTACCAAACAAATCCTGACGGAGATAGGTTCTGGAAATTGAAGGAATGCTATATAAGAGGGAGTACG ATAAAGTATCTTCGGATACCGGATACACTCTTGGACGCAGTGAAAGAAGAACAAAGCAGAGCGAGGGAAGCTGGTCGTAATGCACGAGGGGGTGGTCCACAAAACAGAGGCG GACGAGGAATGCCAGCACGCG GAGGACGTGGTGGACGTGGAGCTCCAATGCGCGGCGGTAGAGGGAGAGGACGAGGGGCATAA
- a CDS encoding uncharacterized protein (BUSCO:EOG09263JW5), whose protein sequence is MLYIIGLGLCDERDITIRGLQAVKNSTRVYLEAYTSILMVQKERLEAFYEKSLILADRDLVESQSDEILHNADKEDVSLLVVGDPFGATTHTDILLRARALNVPTRVIHNASIMNAVGACGLQLYNFGQTVSLVFFTETWKPDSFYDRIKENADLDLHTLVLLDIKVKEQSEENLARGRKIYEPPRYMTIPLAVTQLLEIESMRQTGALSPDTTLAIALSRVGGGDEHQRIVAGTLSELVNHPSDAFEVEYAETFAVDKERWREVARTSYGCALE, encoded by the exons ATGCTCTACATAATTGGCCTTGGTCTCTGCGATGAGCGTGACATAACAATAAGAGGACTTCAG GCTGTAAAGAATTCAACGAGAGTCTATCTGGAAGCCTATACCAGCATCTTGATGGTACAAAAAGAACGATTG GAAGCGTTCTACGAAAAATCTCTCATTCTCGCCGATCGTGACTTGGTCGAATCACAAAGTGATGAGATTTTACACAACGCTGACAAGGAGGATGTGTCTCTGCTCGTGGTCGGCGATCCTTTTGG GGCCACAACTCATACGGATATTCTTCTCCGTGCTCGTGCCCTTAATGTTCCAACCCGCGTAATCCACAATGCATCAATCATGAATGCCGTCGGGGCCTGTGGCCTACAGCTATACAACTTCGGACAAACTGTCTCCCTCGTCTTTTTCACTGAGACGTGGAAACCAGACTCCTTCTATGACCGTATCAAAGAGAATGCTGATCTCGACCTTCATACGCTCGTTCTGCTTGacatcaaagtcaaagaacaAAGCGAGGAAAATCTTGCTAG GGGCCGAAAAATCTATGAACCTCCCCGATACATGACAATACCTCTTGCTGTTACCCAGCTTCTGGAGATCGAATCGATGCGCCAGACGGGAGCCTTGTCTCCAGATACGACGCTTGCCATAGCTCTTTCCCGGGTAGGAGGAGGGGATGAACATCAGCGTATTGTCGCAGGGACGCTATCGGAATTAGTAAATCATCCCTCGGATGCATTCG AAGTGGAATATGCCGAGACTTTTGCGGTAGACAAGGAGCGATGGAGAGAGGTGGCCAGGACTAGTTATGGTTGTGCATTAGAATAG
- a CDS encoding uncharacterized protein (BUSCO:EOG09263FTE) → MCYSRLSLFRGAQRAHDWRRWMSVRPAIVGSGNLQGMASTTRKKVTLETLNSLKNNKAHITMITAYDFPSATACSSNPLVDIVLVGDSLAQVCLGYPSTTQLTLSEMIHHCRAVARGTTHPLLVADMPFGTYMTSGPDTIQNAVRLIQEGRVEGIKMEGGLEIVETVRKLTDFGIPVMGHVGLKPQRHVASSGFRIQGKNTNSAKQVIKEAEALQDAGAFSIILEGIPKELGRCITERLKIPTIGIGAGPATDGQVLVWDDIMGTWSGHKAKFVRHFGDVKSERDAAIQKYVEAVRNGSFPAESESYTSGGVDWSSLSVSESSDPHP, encoded by the exons atgtgctactccAGACTTTCTCTTTTTCGAGGTGCTCAACGGGCACACGACTGGCGTCGCTGGATGAGTGTGCGGCCTGCAATTGTTGGTAGTGGCAACCTTCAGG GGATGGCGAGCACGACTCGTAAAAAAGTAACGCTTGAGACCCTCAATTCCCTCAAAAACAACAAGGCGCACATCACTATGATAACTGCATATGACTTTCCTTCGGCCACCGCGTGTTCGTCCAATCCTCTCGTGGACATCGTTCTAGTCGGAGATTCCTTGGCGCAGGTCTGTCTTGGGTACCCCTCGACTACACAACTGACACTATCGGAAATGATCCATCATTGTCGCGCGGTTGCACGCGGAACAACCCATCCATTACTCGTTGCCGATATGCCTTTTGGAACTTACATGACCTCTGGTCCTGACACCATACAAAACGCGGTCCGTCTGATACAGGAAGGTCGCGTCGAAGGGATCAAGATGGAAGGCGGCCTTGAGATTGTGGAGACTGTGCGGAAATTGACTGATTTTGGAATACCCGTAATGGGACATGTTGGTTTGAAGCCTCAGCGACACGTTGCTTCGTCTGGGTTCCGTATTCAAGGGAAAAACACAAATAGTGCGAAGCAGGTCATCAAGGAAGCTGAGGCTTTGCAGGATGCGGGAGCGTTCTCGATCATCTTGGAAGGCATTCCGAAGGAACTCGGTCGATGCATTACTGAACGGTTAAAGATTCCGACTATCGGCATAGGCGCAGGCCCTGCAACTGATGGCCAA GTTCTGGTGTGGGACGACATCATGGGAACGTGGTCTGGTCATAAAGCAAAGTTCGTCCGGCATTTTGGGGACGTTAAAAGCGAACGCGATGCTGCAATTCAGAAGTATGTTGAAGCCGTACGAAATGGGTCGTTCCCAGCCGAGTCCGAGAGCTACACGAGTGGCGGGGTGGATTGGAGTTCTCTCTCTGTGTCTGAGAGTTCCGACCCTCATCCATAA
- a CDS encoding uncharacterized protein (BUSCO:EOG09262POL): MFSDSDSDAGEEDLQLTINEHYAKAFEYKKEREELEKLKEKYGSDAEEDDDEETDSESDEDEDEDGEELTPAIDAAILRTLARIKRKDPEIYNAGTGIFEEEQKKVNPFQTRTKTVKDRSKPITVRQVALEAALNTESRTPSPEPQSLTHVEEQRRLRDEAIVAFHGNIDEEEGDDFLVPRDKTKDELEREEEDYRAFLERNVGTDLKELVTVDPDAISWEAEASTSKPVKVDGKKKKSKEGKKDKKQSREEADQEFLLNYIMNRGWIDRTSKRVPTYKEITSSKGKEKAEEEDEDHQGEGDMLPTVDPDLDNDDFDEIVERFESSYNFRFEEPDAAVIKQYPRNLESTVRREETTRKDARQRKKERKEEEMEKRREEVRRMKALKMKEIRAKLDKIGKEGGRNFQDDPALQGLDLEGDWDPGAHDQQMASLYGDDADYDEEKPTWEDDIDIGDIYVSDDNQPTNPSKIDKKKKKKKKKKGEETTEVDGVDMNEMDADVEKDDEEWDGTEEMRKRKLDEYMDDIYGLEFNDMVGGMPTRFKYTKVKPEAFALTPVELLLANDKELNEYMSIKKYAPYRNDGKWDAQRNQRLQELKVKIAQRHGDNPGLGDSGFATINENRPAKKRKGKKERMKMKLLAEPQDSTLDPKIEKDSGTSVKRKRNLVEEVNEDEGGRDREKKKRSRHKKKEGAAKVEMTVS, translated from the exons ATGTTTTCCGATTCGGATTCAGACGCAGGAGAAGAGGATCTCCAGCTCACCATCAATGAGCATTATGCCAAAGCATTTGAATATAAAAAAGAACGAGAGGAACTCGAAAAAT TAAAAGAAAAATATGGGTCGGATGCTGaagaagatgatgatgaagagaCTGACTCCGAGTCggacgaagatgaggatgaagacggCGAAGAGCTAACGCCTGCCATAGATGCAGCCATTCTGCGGACTCTTGCACGAATCAAAAGAAAAGATCCGGAAATATATAATGCAGGGACGGGAATTTTTGAAG AGGAGCAGAAAAAAGTCAATCCATTCCAAACCCGAACGAAGACTGTCAAGGATAGG TCCAAACCTATAACCGTGCGCCAAGTCGCGCTCGAAGCAGCGCTAAATACAGAATCTCGAACCCCTTCACCCGAACCACAATCGCTCACTCACGTTGAAGAACAACGCCGCCTTCGAGATGAGGCTATCGTCGCTTTTCACGGTAAcattgacgaagaagagggcgATGACTTTCTAGTACCGAGAGATAAAACAAAAGATGAGctggaaagggaagaagaggactatCGTGCTTTTCTGGAGCGAAATGTCGGGACGGACTTGAAGGAACTGGTTACAGTCGATCCAGACGCGATTTCTTGGGAGGCGGAGGCAAGTACGTCCAAACCGGTAAAAGTTGAtggcaagaagaagaaatctaAAGAAGGCAAGAAGGATAAGAAGCAATCGAGAGAGGAGGCGGATCAGGAATTCCTCCTGAA TTATATCATGAACCGCGGCTGGATCGACCGAACTTCGAAACGCGTACCGACATATAAGGAGATCACGTCGTCCaagggaaaagaaaaggctgaggaggaggatgaagatcACCAAGGCGAAGGCGACATGCTTCCAACTGTAGATCCCGATTTGGACAATGACGACTTCGACGAAATCGTGGAGCGTTTCGAGAGCTCCTATAATTTCCGTTTTGAGGAACC GGACGCAGCTGTGATAAAGCAGTATCCGCGTAATCTGGAATCTACCGTTCGGCGGGAGGAAACCACTCGAAAGGACGCCCGCCaaaggaagaaggagagaaaagaggaggagatggagaaaCGTCGAGAAGAAGTAAGGCGAATGAAAGctctgaagatgaaggaaatCCGAGCGAAGCTCGACAAAATTGGGAAAGAAGGTGGTCGCAATTTCCAGGACGACCCAG CTTTACAAGGACTCGATTTAGAGGGCGATTGGGATCCCGGGGCGCATGACCAGCAGATGGCTAGCCTTTATGGTGATGATGCCGATTACGATGAGGAAAAACCAACCTGGGAGGACGACATTGATATCGGCGACATATACGTGTCGGACGATAATCAGCCCACGAATCCGTCAAAGATagacaagaagaagaagaaaaagaagaagaaaaagggagAGGAAACTACAGAGGTAGACGGCGTGGACATGAATGAAATGGATGCTGATGTGGAaaaagatgatgaagagtGGGACGGAACTGAGGAGATGCGAAAGAGAAAATTAGATGAATACATGGACGATATCTATGGTTTGGAATTCAACGACATG GTCGGAGGTATGCCAACAAGGTTCAAATACACTAAGGTCAAACCAGAGGCGTTCGCTCTGACCCCGGTTGAACTTCTCCTTGCAAACGATAAAGAGCTCAATGAGTATATGTCCATTAAAAAATATGCTCCTTATCGAAACGACGGCAAATGGGACGCTCAACGAAACCAGAGACTGCAGGAATTAAAAGTGAAGATTGCTCAGAGACATGGTGATAATCCCGGACTTGGTGACAGTGGTTTTGCCACCATCAATGAGAATCGTCCCgcaaaaaagagaaaggggaagaaggagcgaatgaagatgaagctACTTGCTGAACCGCAGGACTCAACTCTTGATCCAAAGATCGAGAAGGACTCTGGGACATCTGTGAAGAGAAAACGAAATTTGGTGGAAGAAGTGAATGAAGACGAGGGCGGAAGGGAtcgggagaagaagaagaggagtcGGCACAAAAAGAAGGAAGGAGCTGCGAAGGTAGAGATGACGGTTTCTTAA
- a CDS encoding uncharacterized protein (MEROPS:MER0001367): protein MLGTYKLGRVPIIPRHSSGLIPRLLNSNRHPSSRCRRLLGRFPNRFLTFQDAYPPTVTLQRNSFSMAQPEIYYNKEGIKVVERFFEVPLDHSNPSGDKIRVFARNLIPRSKAKTKEDEDKLPYVVYLQGGPGFEVPLMSSSGFSGEIHDRGYQTLWLDQRGTGLSTPFSIETLPSHIKTDQQIADYLKFFRADSIVKDCEVIRKSLLGHRPKEEQKWSLFGQSFGGFCAITYLSFSPEGLKEVFLTGGLAPLIDHPDPNYEATVQKVIVRNNRYFEKYPRDIQRIRDIVSYLSSNNVELPDGGRLTVRRWQQLGIDFGMAGGIDRVHQIVLRSANDLDLFNRFSYKLLQTIQNSSSFDGNPIYAILHEPIYCQGKAPNWSANRVVGKHSQFSWNLVKSLGSDIPLWFTGEMVFPEVFDDFTNLRPLKGAAEILAKDSSWGPLYDLNQLAKNTVPVTSATYYDDMYVPFELAQKTAAIIKNTEQYITNQLQHGGLREDPKDLMRRLFQISKREFD from the exons ATGCTAGGGACTTACAAACTGGGGCGTGTCCCCATTATACCCCGGCATTCCTCCGGATTGATCCCAAGATTACTAAACTCGAATCGACATCCATCGTCACGGTGTCGGCGACTACTAGGACGTTTCCCAAACCGATTTCTGACATTTCAAGACGCGTATCCTCCAACCGTTACCCTGCAGCGGAACTCGTTCTCAATGGCTCAACCAGAGATATACTACAACAAAG AGGGAATAAAGGTAGTCGAAAGGTTCTTCGAAGTGCCCTTGGACCATAGCAATCCATCCGGAGACAAGATACGCGTCTTTGCGAGGAATCTGATACCACGGTCGAAAGCAAAGACgaaggaggatgaagataaGTTGCCGTACG TTGTCTACCTACAGG GCGGACCGGGTTTTGAAGTACCGCTCATGAGTAGCTCTGGGTTTTCTGGAGAG attcatGATCGTGGCTATCAA ACCCTTTGGCTGGATCAACGAGGGACCGGACTGAGCACGCCTTTCTCTATCGAAACCCTTCCGTCGCACATCAAAACCGATCAGCAGATAGCGGACTACCTGAAGTTCTTCCGAGCGGATAGTATAG TCAAAGACTGCGAAGTAATTAGGAAGTCCCTCTTAGGTCATCGACCGAAGGAAGAACAGAAATGGTCGTTGTTCGGACAAAGCTTTGGCGGGTTCTGCGCTATAACATATTTGTCTTTCTCCCCGGAAGGCTTGAAAGAGGTTTTCCTGACTGGTGGACTGGCTCCCTTGATCGATCACCCCGATCCTAATTACGAGGCTACAGTTC AGAAAGTAATAGTTCGGAACAATAGATATTTTGAGAAGTATCCCCGGGATATTCAGCGC ATCCGCGATATCGTTTCCTATTTGTCATCTAACAATGTAGAGTTACCCGATGGTGGTCGTCTAACCGTCAGACGATGGCAGCAATTGGGGATTGACTTTGGCATGGCAG GTGGTATTGATCGAGTGCATC AGATTGTCCTACGTAGCGCCAACGACCTCGATCTATTCAACAGATTCTCGTACAAACTTCTTCAGACTATCCAGAACAGTTCATCTTTCGATGGAAACCCAATCTACGCTATCCTGCATGAGCCAATTTATTGTCAAGG GAAAGCCCCGAATTGGTCAGCCAACCGTGTCGTTGGGAAGCATTCACAGTTTTCCTGGAACCTTGTGAAATCTCTTGGGAGTGATATCCCGCTGTGGTTTACGGGCGAAATG GTTTTCCCGGAAGTCTTTGACGACTTCACCAATCTTCGACCTCTCAAGGGCGCTGCTGAAATCTTAGCTAAAGACAGCTCGTGGGGGCCACTATACGACCTGAACCAATTGGCGAAGAATACGGTTCCAGTTACTAGTGCGAC gTACTATGATGATAT GTATGTTCCGTTCGAACTTGCACAGAAAACTGCGGCCATTATCAAGAATACGGAACAGTATATCACGAACCAGCTCCAACACGGTGGCCTTCGCGAGGACCCCAAGGATCTAATGAGAAGGTTGTTCCAGATATCTAAGCGGGAATTCGATTAG
- a CDS encoding uncharacterized protein (MEROPS:MER0001367), which produces MRSWTEHALEGGPGFEVPLMSSSGFSGEIHDRGYQTLWLDQRGTGLSTPFSIETLPSHIKTDQQIADYLKFFRADSIVKDCEVIRKSLLGHRPKEEQKWSLFGQSFGGFCAITYLSFSPEGLKEVFLTGGLAPLIDHPDPNYEATVQKVIVRNNRYFEKYPRDIQRIRDIVSYLSSNNVELPDGGRLTVRRWQQLGIDFGMAGGIDRVHQIVLRSANDLDLFNRFSYKLLQTIQNSSSFDGNPIYAILHEPIYCQGKAPNWSANRVVGKHSQFSWNLVKSLGSDIPLWFTGEMVFPEVFDDFTNLRPLKGAAEILAKDSSWGPLYDLNQLAKNTVPVTSATYYDDMYVPFELAQKTAAIIKNTEQYITNQLQHGGLREDPKDLMRRLFQISKREFD; this is translated from the exons ATGAGAAGTTGGACTGAGCATGCACTCGAAGGCGGACCGGGTTTTGAAGTACCGCTCATGAGTAGCTCTGGGTTTTCTGGAGAG attcatGATCGTGGCTATCAA ACCCTTTGGCTGGATCAACGAGGGACCGGACTGAGCACGCCTTTCTCTATCGAAACCCTTCCGTCGCACATCAAAACCGATCAGCAGATAGCGGACTACCTGAAGTTCTTCCGAGCGGATAGTATAG TCAAAGACTGCGAAGTAATTAGGAAGTCCCTCTTAGGTCATCGACCGAAGGAAGAACAGAAATGGTCGTTGTTCGGACAAAGCTTTGGCGGGTTCTGCGCTATAACATATTTGTCTTTCTCCCCGGAAGGCTTGAAAGAGGTTTTCCTGACTGGTGGACTGGCTCCCTTGATCGATCACCCCGATCCTAATTACGAGGCTACAGTTC AGAAAGTAATAGTTCGGAACAATAGATATTTTGAGAAGTATCCCCGGGATATTCAGCGC ATCCGCGATATCGTTTCCTATTTGTCATCTAACAATGTAGAGTTACCCGATGGTGGTCGTCTAACCGTCAGACGATGGCAGCAATTGGGGATTGACTTTGGCATGGCAG GTGGTATTGATCGAGTGCATC AGATTGTCCTACGTAGCGCCAACGACCTCGATCTATTCAACAGATTCTCGTACAAACTTCTTCAGACTATCCAGAACAGTTCATCTTTCGATGGAAACCCAATCTACGCTATCCTGCATGAGCCAATTTATTGTCAAGG GAAAGCCCCGAATTGGTCAGCCAACCGTGTCGTTGGGAAGCATTCACAGTTTTCCTGGAACCTTGTGAAATCTCTTGGGAGTGATATCCCGCTGTGGTTTACGGGCGAAATG GTTTTCCCGGAAGTCTTTGACGACTTCACCAATCTTCGACCTCTCAAGGGCGCTGCTGAAATCTTAGCTAAAGACAGCTCGTGGGGGCCACTATACGACCTGAACCAATTGGCGAAGAATACGGTTCCAGTTACTAGTGCGAC gTACTATGATGATAT GTATGTTCCGTTCGAACTTGCACAGAAAACTGCGGCCATTATCAAGAATACGGAACAGTATATCACGAACCAGCTCCAACACGGTGGCCTTCGCGAGGACCCCAAGGATCTAATGAGAAGGTTGTTCCAGATATCTAAGCGGGAATTCGATTAG